The segment GTGAGCGTGGCCTGCGTTCGTACGGTGGCGGATACGCTTTTTACGCCGAACAGAAGGCGCATGAGCGCGAGGCCACGCAACGCGAACTCGACAGCGCGCGGGCCGAGCGCCGACGTGGGGAACAGGCGCTACGCGAGCAGAACGAAAACCACGCACGACGCAGTGCCCGCGGTGATCGTGCAGGAAAAACAGCGAACTTGCCGCCCATTCTTCTCGGCCGACGCAAGGAACGCAGTGAAGTCACCAGCGGCAAGCTTCGCGAGCAGCAGGCGAGTACGCGGGCGCAGCTCAACGAACGGGTGGGTGAAGCGGCGTCGGCCGTCATGCGGGATACCACGGTCGTCCTGCGCGCGCCCGACGGCCCGGCATCACAAGGCCGCGTCGCACGGCTGGGCCAGGTCACCCTTCCGTGGGGGCCGGAAGCACTTCGCGCGGTCGACCTTACGGTTTACGGCGCCCAGCGCATCGGCATCACCGGCCCGAACGGAAGCGGCAAGTCGACCCTGCTTAAAGTCCTCGCCGGCGAAATAGCACCGGCAGCAGGCAACGTCGAGGTGTTCGTCCCGTTCGCCCGCCTCGACCAGCGCCTCGACCAGCTCAACCCGACGCAAACCGTACTCGAACAACTCGCCAACGCCGCACCCGGCCTGCGCGAAGGCGAACTGCGCACCCGACTCGCCCTGCTCGGCCTGGATACCGCGACGGTCACCACCCCATCCGCCCACCTCAGTGGCGGCGAACGCCTCAAAGCCGCCCTCGCCCTGGCCATCCTCGCCACGCCACCTGCCCGACTACTCTTGCTCGACGAGCCCACCAATCACCTGGACCTGCCGTCTGTGCAAGCTGTGGAAGCGATGCTTCGGGAATACACCGGTGCGTTGATCGTCGTGTCGCACGACGTCGCATTTCTCGATGCGCTGGGGCTCACGCACCGCTACTGGGCCAGTGCCGAGGGCTGGCGTACTGAACCGTGGTGACGGATGAGGTCAGATTTCGCCTACGCATCCAGTCGAAGTCCGCTGATTGTCGAAGCTCGCAAGCCAGGCCAAAATACCCCCACTACGATCCCCTTGTGCGCGCAGCATTGCGACCGGGCTTGGGGCGAAAACACCGGCTTCGGCCGGTGTTTTCATTTGTGCGGAGCCTACGGACGAGCCGGCGCCGACGGAGGTCAGATATAGCCTACGTAGCGCGTCGACATTGACCGATTGCTGCGCCACTGCCGAGACGGCAGAATCGCCTTACGACGATCCCCTTGTGCGCGCAGCATTGCGATCAAGCTTGGGGCGGAAACACCGGC is part of the Luteibacter pinisoli genome and harbors:
- a CDS encoding ABC-F family ATP-binding cassette domain-containing protein, with product MTASLLTLESVSFVLPDGRVLFRDLFETLDDRPTGLAGGNGVGKSVLGQLLAGALLPSSGRCQRSVNVHYLAQQVGAGDGTVASLAGVDHVLAALSRIEQGSVDAADFDAVGTRWDMRARLTDALTDAGLAHLTADIPATRLSGGEAMRVALLGARLADAGYLILDEPTNHLDADNRAALMAWLATWRGGLLVISHDRALLDTMTRTLELSERGLRSYGGGYAFYAEQKAHEREATQRELDSARAERRRGEQALREQNENHARRSARGDRAGKTANLPPILLGRRKERSEVTSGKLREQQASTRAQLNERVGEAASAVMRDTTVVLRAPDGPASQGRVARLGQVTLPWGPEALRAVDLTVYGAQRIGITGPNGSGKSTLLKVLAGEIAPAAGNVEVFVPFARLDQRLDQLNPTQTVLEQLANAAPGLREGELRTRLALLGLDTATVTTPSAHLSGGERLKAALALAILATPPARLLLLDEPTNHLDLPSVQAVEAMLREYTGALIVVSHDVAFLDALGLTHRYWASAEGWRTEPW